TCTAATTTtactttatttgaaaataaattttacaaccGGGTGATTGAAATTAGTATAGAATAATAATCATATATGCACTTTTATCGGGTTTTATGTAGCAGTCttcaaaatggcataaaaaGAGCCAGCTTAGTGTTGATGTTAGAATTGTCATAATGGTGTTTTATGTGCGTGAATGATTTCAGGCATTAGAAGCGTCATCGATCAGACCACCGGAAGTTCTCTCTCAGTCGTTGGCAAGAGTCAAAGAAAGGTGGCAAGCCACTCAAGATTACCATTACGCTTGCGAACAACTCAAATCAATTAGGCAGGATCTGACAGTAAGATTATTGTGGAAAGTACCGGAGTTGCGTGTTATTTTCCCTTTTACTATTTTACTATTTTACTATTCATCTTGTTTCAGGTGCAGGGAATCAGAGATAGGTTGACCGTAGACGTATATGAAACGCATGCTCGTATCGCTTTAGAAAAAGGCGATCATTACGAATTTAATCAATGTCAGTCTCAACTAAAATTACTCTATGCTGAAGTTGAAGAAAGTGCGAATAATTCGTACGAGTTCACTTGCTATAGAATTTTGTATTACATCTTCACCAAAGATACGACAGgtaaacatttaatttttttcatttctcgcctcgttcattttttcaagttggtttGTTTATGGTAATTCTCACATGCGCTTGTGTTTCAGATCTTATCAAAACTATTGTTGAGTTGAGAAATGACGAAAGAGACGACGCATGCGTTTCATTTGCCTTAAAATTATCGTCTGCTTGTACCGCAAACAactataaattatttttcaaactgtataAACAAGCCCCTAGGATGGCTAGTTATTTAATCGATTTATTTGTACCCAGAATCAGAAAATCAGCAGTTACTACGATGATAAAAGCGTACGTATTTACGGTATTTTGGCAAGTATAATATTTGTATTCCTCCCCCCCTCGTTTGCATGCATTTTCTTATGTAAAAGAAGCACTGTCAGTCATATCGATCCACAGGTAAGCGAATTTTTTGTGCAGAATTAAGATAattacaaaaaggaaaaaactcaTTCTCCGAACTGTTGTGTGTTTTTTAGTCAACGAATCGTAATCTTAACAATGTAATAATGTTCTGTTTTGAGTTTCAGCATTTGATTATCTTTAGGATTGCCAGGGTTTTAACGAATTTGATCTCTGTTATTGTAGTTATCGTCCCTATTTACCGGTATCGTATATAAAGGATATTTTGGGGTTTGAAAGTGATACGCAATGCGCggcatttttaaaagaaatggaTGTCATCTTCTCGGACGacgaattgtcaaaaatcgattgtAAAGCGAGTTCAACCAAATTACCCGCAGCCACAACTCGTCCAGCTCAGTGAACCAGATAGCAGCGAATAATATTTCAACGACGAAGAATCTATGCGAAAAATCTTTTAAAGAAATAAGATCCTCGGAAATAACGGAATAAAATTTATTGTGCGAAATATGTACCTCAGTTGAGGTGTCATTCGAGGAAATTTCCTGCCGTCAATTCATTCAACATGAACCGCTATGATTCGCATATGTgagaaacgtgaaaaatttccattccagTTGTCACCATCGGCGAACGCGAACGTCTGTGTATGCGTGAAAAATTCGGGAACTTCGAGTGCGCGAATAGATGAATTGAAAAGACAGCCGCACTAAAGAAAACGGCAGCTGAAGTCGAATGAACGTTGCTTGATGAAGAATAAGTTCAACGAGAATTTCTCTTCTGGACCTGGGAAAAATGAAGAGTACAGAAATATTTAACAAGAAATATTACATAGAAAACGATAATGTCGTTTGATGGATTCGTTGGTTGAGAACATCATCGTAATGTCGGTtgcttcgtaaaaaaaaaaaacaaaaaaaagttcagattACGGAAGATTTACATGACATGATCCACGATGAAGAAAGACAGAAATATATTTACATGACATGGTCCACGATGAAGAAAGACAGAAATATATCACCATTTTATACACGATGAAAGAGACAACGTTGCTTCTACGAAGTTGTCGGTTGCATTATCTCCTTTGTGATCTCTTACACTCTCTCTGAAATTCCCTATTTACCTTAAATGCGATCGTTTAGGCCCAAAAGATTTCACTTTCTTATATCTTGAGATGTCTCATGTTTCgtatcattttatttcaatatctTTGCCTGAATACGTTGCGagtgtaatttatcaaatgtacaaacattttaaaatacctaccggTGTTATTTCTAACTGTATTTCGAATACTATCTTACGAATTTGGAGAATAATTCATTCCACGATGTACAATCAAGAAGAAGATCAACATCAACTATAATCCGACATGAAGTCGACAGTTCATTAAGAATACCCAGAGTCGTGATGTTGCATTTTCATTCGAAGAAAActgatattcaattttttgccgtTCCGTTGCATCGgaaatttgcaaccagttactCTGTGATAGATCGGTCAAACTTGCAACCTATCGTGATTATTTATcaacttgttgaaattttattttattcgcgtATTATATTTATGTAACCACTTCTATTCGTACGGTTAAGacgcttcaacattttttaactGATATTTAtggtttaattaattttctctaAAGTCTATACGTCTTCACGTAATGTAAGAAAGACACTATAACGGCGTTGAAATCGCCTGCgcggttctttttttttatattacgTGGTCAAATTGTTGAACGAAGACATTTCAAAGCAAGATAATTTCTTTTCCTATGTTTCCATTTGGCATAAATATGCCATCgcgatgtcaatttttttcgtttttcctcCTATTCGAAATGCCTATCAACAATAGAGCGTATCGTTATATTTCGGTTATTGTAAGCGTTTCAATTATTAGTTTACCTAGATGGTTCGAAGTAGTTGTGTGTCTTGTTGAATATTATTACTCTTGTAGTTTTTATTTATGGCGTTTAAcatgttttttcacttttcagcgtGTGAGTAATCGATTTGCTCAATGAATCTTCGGATTTTAGGAATTTGGCTCGAGTTGAGTTTTTTGGGGTCTTATCGGACTCTTTTAAACTTACGCTGTGAATATTGTATTATTaatgtgtattattttttttttatttattttagaatttatgtacgaaattttaaaatacattacTTAATTATCGCGAACTGAGGTTTTTGAtcatttgattactttttttaggattaataaaaaattgattggttGTTAGTTGTAAATTCCAATATTTGATTGGTAAATGGGATCTGTAATATTTCAAACTTCGGACTTCAATTTTTGTCTTGTGAATTTTAGATTGACCTTCGATGATTGCGGCGAGGTAGCGTTTGAAAAAACTTGCCatgaaaataccaaaatgaattttgtacaTGTGTGAATGCTTGTAGGAAGGTAGCTAACTAGGTATCGTGTTATGGGCTCGAAGAGATAGTAAGAAAACTGGGACCTTCCATGAGACATCTCGAGAAggaaagaaaaagtgaaaaacgtagttattttttacagtttttttctcgcttcaggtaaattcagttttttaattttccgtGGTATGGCAAAGCTACGAGAAATGAGGATGACTATTAATGTACTAATAACAGGACTTTCGTTCCGAAGTTCAAGCATATGAGTTGATGATGACTCATTCGTGTTTAGTAAAATGGTAATGTAATAATTCCTAATTTGTAATCAGACCGAAAGGCGACTTCTACACCAAACATGTGTAATAATTATTAATCGCTTCCTCAATATCAATAATCAATATTGAAGTTTGAAATCTTTCACTATAGAGATAGACTATAGTACTTGAAAAGTTAGGAGAAATCGAAACACACTTCTGTGGTAGCCTAACtgcaatttgaatttgaaatgaaaatacgtCGTCCCAGACTCCCAGTCTGATACAACAAATTCTCTGAACTTCTGAAGCACTGAAGTCAGTGAAGTGAAGTCTCGGGTCtcggaaatttgaatttgtactATTTTTCACCTCAGATTTGAGTTTGTTAATTGTTTGTAATGAGTAATAACGACTGATGAGTAAGTAAAGTTGAAGTTAGTTGCATTactagacgttaaagtgcactagtttttttttccggtgcaaaaactcggaagCCGTCGGGTATTGTCGGAGGTACTTCGTTCAACTTGTATTTATCTTTTCATCGTCATCTTTCCGTTCTTTTCTTTCCAGTTCTCATcttctcaaattcaaatttttgatgttgagtatttattcttttttccaCAACTAAAGCATAATACTAATGATGTTCATATGAACTGACTTGATAGTTGATGTTGCATTGATTGAAAAACCACTATCACATCACTGTAGAGGCGAAGATTATTGACAAAATCACCGCGAACtgagaaagaaaatatgaaaaaacagtaaacaaGATTATTACTTATTTCCGAGCTTTCgacaattgtttttcaactcatataTTCCAAATTTGCGTAGGTACATATGTTTCGTGAAGAGTGTACAGTTCATGAACGATATGTATCAACACTATCAGGCTTgactttattaaaattaaaaaccaccttgaaatgatgataattgACCCATCTAACGGTTAATATTATGGAAAATGCTGAATAAGTAATTATTAATGTATGTAGTACGTAatggtattttatattttcattttttcacctttacgTCCTTTATTACGAAGCAGAACAGAGTTCGAGACTTGAgagttatcagttatcacactaGAGAAATAGGGTCGTGCTGGATTCACCGACTCCCAGTCCAAACTTGAAATGAATCAGTCAGTCGTTCATCAAATCATCACTTTTCACTTCAGTCAGTTTTCACTCATTCGGTTtcatatttatattttgaatgaaaaattttccaagttctgTCATTGTGTCATTTGTGTCCCATACCAACTTCCTACACCACTgtataattaattcaattttaatttaattgtttttgaaaagaaaattatgatcaatttaaagagaaattttatttttaattttgaaagaaaaaccaatccaacttcaaaactttgaacggattcccaaaaaatggaatcaatttCGAGCTCCAACAAATTCGACTTACGTCTTggtacaaaactgaaaattttaaaatttaatctatAGCTGAATAATCAATAATCTTTCCTACAATCATGAATTACGAGTTTggagttgaaaactgaaacccatTTACCATTTCGTTGAATTAGGTAATTGTTGGAACTTCTGGAAATTATTTCCAGGAACAAGAACAACTATTTTATAATCAGAgctcaaatattttttccctaaaaaaccctAAATAGACGctgaaatattccctaaaaaatgccaaaatatgccctaaaacgtaaaaatatttattctccAACGATATGGGTATTGTTTTACAAAGAAAATCAATATGGGACGAAAAAATTATGCCAGTCCCACTAATTTTGCGGGgaaaaaatccgagccctgtttagtgtttataacagttatagttttttcaaaatcgaccaatgaaggaattttgaatagaaataatgatacaaattcattcaataaaaagtaaaaacactaGTAACAcccaataaaattgatattagtGCTGGTAaagtataattaattaatcaatcaTCATTTATCAATCAACTTATCAAGCGAAAGACGTTGAGAGAGTGAGCGGGATTGAAGAGTCATGAAAAGAATGAGAATCATGAATCGACTCTTTTGGACTGGGAGTCGGTGAATCTAGCACGACCCAGAGAAATAGAACAAGTCGAACGAAGTACTTCCGACTGTACCCGAAGActtccgagtttttgcaccggaaaaaaaaactagtgcactttaacgtctagtATGAGCACTGAGCAATTGCTTTGGTACTACCTACTACAGCACTTCACAGCGGCAAGGTTAGAGACTTGAAGACTTTGACTTATTCAGTATTTACGTACTCTTGTAGTCGACGCCTAGATCGAGAATTCTCGAAAGGAGGAATCGGATGACGTAAATAGTGGCGCAATGGCGGACTGCGACGTTCTATGATGACTTCTGTGGTTCTGTGTGTAAAACAGTAGAGACAGGGATACTTGCGCGATTCTTCTGAGTTCATCGTTGTTTGTTTTGATACCggaaagtagaaattttcgaaGTGAAATTCAATATAGAAGTTATTCGACCTTCAGATTTCGTGTGAAAATTGTCAGATCATTCGGAATTTTGGACGATTCCTTAGCAACTAACAAGTATGTAGATTATGTGTAATTCTGTCGTATATTGCATTAAATTTGATAGACGAGACGTTCGTATGATCGTGTAAAAATACGTTGGGTATTGTGTTTCAATTGATGTTGCAATACCTCTTCCAATATCATCGactagaaaaattattcataaccGTACCTACAAATTCATACATATGTTGATTGTGGtccaaaaatggaattttgtttGATCCGAAGAGacggttttgaaatttatgaaagatTTTGATACCAACATGGGTCTCGTCTCTTCAAAGGCCTAACTACAACTTACAAATGACCGTTGAAACTTTCCTAAAAAAAGAATGGACTGTTGCGTTACTAAATAATATAGTACATGATCATGAATGTTTCATGAAAATGACCGAACATTTTGACTTGTAAAAATCCTATTTTGTTAGTTGATTTCGTCTCATGGCGACATCACCGTTTCGAATATTacggttccaattttttttttctaatctatGTAGTTAATTTCTGTTGTAGAGAAATTTTTCGGTGTTATTTGATGACGTGAGTTTCATCATGGCTTGGCAGCAATCAGGAAATCCATATCCTCAACAAGGttcttattaaaattaattagtaTATCATACgctagattttaatttttctttttcgtgatctttcatattttattttctatcgCGTTGTATGCTAACGTTctacgagtattatttttcgCATTATTTGTATCGCTGTCGCCGTTTCTGTTTCTTGTATGCATGTATGGATACCTGTATTTTTTACACGGTGTTTATTGCTTCTTATGTGTAGAAGTGGGTAGTATGTTATGGCATGTAGTTCGATTACTCGCTGTAATATTATCTACATTACGAGTATGAGTAATTCGCGTATTGGTATGATTAGGTTATTAATATcatatcgttgaaaaaaaaattatgagataAGGGAAATATGCGCGTCAGTTATGAAAATagtacttatttcatttttactgattaCCTAGCTTTCGTTTTTAATCCAGTGTTGTTGGATGTTGGCGGAGTGTTGATAGTTCGTGTCAAGTAGAGTAATATTTCAACAAATAGGTACTGTTTCGCTAacgcaaaaattgatattttgtagGTGGCCCACCTCCTCCCGGTTTCTACCCTGGTGGACAACCATATCCAGGACAAGCACCGTACCCAGGACAAGCTCCATACCCAGGTCAAGCGCCCTATCCAGGCCAAGCACCATATCCCGGACAAGCTCCATACCCGGGTCAAGCGCCGTATCCAGGACAATCTTATCCCGCTGGCAACATGCCCAATTACAGCTATGGTACTCCTGAAACCGCCGGCAATAATGCCGCTGGTGGTTTCGCTTTTTCGGATAAGACCATCAGAATGGCATTTATACGGTAATTTATGTCATTATTTATTATTGTATGTATTGGTTTTTGTGGctgttattttcaaatttctcgtgACATCTCCTGCGCGTGGGTCACATTTGGTAAATTCTCTATGAGATTTTAACgagaatttctcgatttttatgaTTACAGTAAAGTGTACGCTATTCTAACGGCGCAGTTGGCGGTTACTGGATTCTTCATCTTGTTGTTCGTTTCGAGTTCTGGTAGTCAACAATTCGTCGCTAGGAATTCATATATGATATGGATTGCCTTGGGTGTTACAATTGTCACTTTGTTAGCATTAACTTGTTGCGAATCCGTAGCTCGAACTACTCCGACCAACTATATCTTTCTGTTTGTATTCACTATAGCCGAAGGTTTTTTGTTGGGAGTCACCTCATCTAAATTTGGAGTTCAGCAGGTAATCTATCGATCTCCTCTTAGCTGGTAAATCTAATTACACACGCAGTCGAAGAgaagtgattgaaaaattattttttattcgatttcagGTTTTGTTGGCTGTCGGAATCACCGCTTTGATATGTTTCTCCCTTACTGCGTTTGCGTTTCAAACAAAAGTGGACTTCACCGCGATGGGAGGAGTTTTACTCATATTGGTCATCATATTAATGGTAGCCGGTATAATTTTGATGTTCGTTCCGGCTATCAAACCGATACGCATTTTATACGCGAGTGCGGGAGCATTTATATTCTCATTGTATTTAATTTACGACACTCAAATGATGATCGGCGGCAACCATAAATATTCTCTGTCGCCCGAAGATTACGTATTCGCTGCTTTAGCGATTTACTTGGATATTGTTAACATTTTCCTCTACATATTGCAAATCATTAATGAGATTTCGAAAGATTGATTTTGTTTGGTTTtaaattataatgaaattttgttttcctaaatttaaattcatattGCAACACcggtgaagtaattttttttaatttgtttttctgtaacgtcgaatttttactttgtattTTAACTTTTTCCAAGGTTATTTTGTTTACTCGATTGTTTATTGTAATTATTATAGAAATTTAGTTGGCTTTCATTTTCCGTACACATTCCTATTTTCAAGTTgccattttctatttttcttacCATGCATGAATCGAAAAGACTTTCTTATTCCTGTTATAATCAATCTTATGCTAGGAGATAGTTATATTGCGTGTATATTTTGTTCTCTTATCTCTAGTCTCGTAGTGAAAATAATCTTAGGATATTTATTCGAATGTTTTTACTTCACTAaaagtaatacctacctataatgatAATTATTGTTATTCGcaaaatttggtttattttaaatttccataaGTCTACCTAAATATGATGAGGATGATTTGAATTTAATGTACCTGTACGCGTTTGAATATGTGTGCATCAAGATGTTACATTctttaaaatgatgaataatttgTAATTATATGTATCTATTCTTTTCGTTTGGTAGTTGTTCTTGTTCATTATGAACTTGTGTGCCTGTACTTCAGTGTGAAAACATTCGGCGAGTTGAAGTCAATATCATTTATTTTGTGAAGTAATGATGAACACAAGTGAATGAATTTTCGATAGCGTTATGTGTTTTTTCTATCATTTAGTTTGTTCTTCGTTATGTAATCTGTTTATCGTTCGTTATGAAAATTGGTAACAATGTATGTAAgtacttttattcatttttcgtaaTACCAGTGGTAAGTACTAAGCAACTACCTTTCCGTTTTCCATTATGACTAATTAATGTACGTCAATACCGGGTGCAATCTCCTCTATTCGTCGCAATGTGCAACCGAACACGtatgtatttacggcgaatcgagtaggcaacttatttaacAATGATTTAACATCATGTAAAAATTaggatgtattttttcaatccttCAGCCTAAATTCAAATGAAAGGtgttgattaaaattaaaaaattgatcaattcacttgaaaagaaaatgtgACAGGACCACAGGTCTGACAGGTGGCCATAATCGACTGTACTTGACTTGAGTGGGCGAACAAAAAGCTTACTGAAATAAATAACCTTTCTCCAAAATTgacctaaattttgaaaattacaatatttcgAATGTAATGTTGCGTTGCTTAGCCCTCCTTCGGCCCCTTCACCAATTCACTagatattcatttttaatttttaaatctagATCAGTGTTTTAATTTAATGACAACAAAGTTTTAGCTCCGCTTTGGTTTTAGGCTTTGGTTCAGTTCAGAGTGTTCAGACTTCACCACTACTTCAGTTCTGTCTAGACTCTGGAAAAACACCAtgtttcgtgtattttttgcGCCTTAAGAGTAGGCAACCTCTTCGACACTCCCAAATATATTCGCGTTTATCTTCATTTAAAACCCCGCCATGAACGTAAAACGAGTGGTTCTGTAGTAAATCGAGAGTGCTgagttcaaatttacaatttttatcaatcagGGATACCAACTTACcaaattggaaataattttagGTACATTCAAATTGCATTTCACAAtcgaatttcataaaaatcacattatttgttaaaaaaatgcCACGTTTCTGATAATTCTTGTGCCTTgtgagtaggcaacttcttcgacAGCTAAAAGagtttcacattttccccattTAAGcgactgaaaaattattttcagccaAACTGAGACCCCCTGCGTTCACTTCTACATTTTATTCTACTCAATGATCACTACTGACCGTCCACGGTCCAAGAAAGCTTGGCTGAATTCGCAATCAGTGACCTTACATTGAATAAAACCGgcgttgatatttttaaaatcctaaaaaacgccgtgtttcgtgtttttttacgCCTTgcgagtaggcaacttcttcggCAACTGAAAGAATATTTCGCGTTCATCTCCATTTCTAAGCCTTGTTTACGCGCTTACAAGCGATATTTCACTAAATAACTAATAAGACTGCAGACGTCAGTTTTACGGTCTATTTTACGCTAAGATGCTAACTTCGTGTTCCTAAAATCACTTAGGAATGTCGAATTTTGTATAACGTCTGCGCCTTGCAAGTAGGCAACTTCTCCAACAccgtggaaaattttttcggcAAGAACGACTATCTACAGTATCACAGACGTCGAGTTCAATTTCAGCGAGTCATTTCAGCCAGATAAGCCAACTTACCATCCAAAATCGCAGgttgaattccaaaatttccagtttcttTTAAATTATCCATCGATCGAATCAAATGGCAAACAAAAATGACCGAACTtctaatttcaataggtatccAAAAGATCCAAAACAAAATAGGTTGTTCAGATTGTTATCGAACCGAAACCGAAACTATAaacgaaacatcaattttcatgGTCCGTTTTTGGTAGGTTACGTTGCGTTACGACCGCGACGAGTGAGAAGTTCAGCTAGTCACGGATCACGGTgaactttgtttatttttatctttttcttaTCTGTGAAAGAGGAAagtgagagaaaattttcactttgcgTCGCCACATTTTTATCTACCCAAGTACTTCGAATTTAGTTAGTTAAATAGTTAAATTGTAGTGAGCATTTTGAGCAACCAAACTGGAAATTCTGATCTCAGTGCAtcgaattgaattaattttatttctatatTGCATTCATTGTAAGTGTCATTTCATACTTAAAATATTTACGTCTAAGTTATTCTTTCATGTGTTGCCGAAATACCTTGGAAATACCCAGTATACCTACGTGTGCAAGAAGTATTAGTCATATCAGTTTATCTTCTAgcgttttcaagtttcaaatgcatcgttgtaaaaaaaagaatagcTAAACTAACTGGATACATTCATGAGAGCTCTTTTACGTATGTTTTGTTTCGCTTTCAATTCCCAGCAGTCGATTTCTTCTTATGAAACGTTTATTGCCTCAAATAATACTTTCCCTGTGTCATCCAGTGATGAATCATTATACTTCGACGCAATTTAATAAAACACAAATATTTAGCGCTAATGATgataatttattaataatttttcatttttatcgcaTACCTAACACGAGTAATCATTTTATGTAAATCATTTGCAGCCTTCATACAGATTATCGAATAATGGCATGGCAACAAAGTGGAAGTTATCCGTACACTCAACAACAAGGTATGGTATGAATTATGTTTTCGCGTATTTGTTTGGAATTTAGAATTTGACTTGTTGAGAAAAGGCTGAAACTACTGGAAGTTGTTCATCACTTCATCAGCCATGTTTCATATTATGCTTGTTAATTTTCAGAACATGTTTATTATGGCTAATCAGTAATATTTTGTTTTCGTCGCTTTATTTTAAAGTATAACATACACGACAAGTAAATCAATACGTCTCGTTGGCTTAATGTTGAAACTTAGTTAATGAAACATTGAATATACAGTAttcaaattctggaaaaaataatgtatttcaagCGGCCTAAAGTTAACTGTTCTCGTAAATAAagattctatttttattttggttttttaatgtattcgagaaaaagaaatcgaattcattttttttttgcaggtgaGAAAGCTCTTATCTTGGTACGTTATTGACATACAAACGCGTGTCTCAATTTCAaggtctgaaaaaaatcaatacctactcataaatgattagaaaatgtttcttttggttttaAATAATCATGCATATACTGCGATGACAAAGGCTTTTTTAAACAACATTTGTAGTTGTATTTGTGAGACGTCCGTGTTCGTTAGAATGaattcgttgatttttgaaagtacaaATTTGTTCCCAACATTTTCATAAACTGTATCTTCGAGTGCGAATTAATTTCCGAGCTTGTCTGGTTGTTTCACTTTTGAATTAAGCATGATGTTGAATTCTATTTCTCCTGcgggtattttttaaaaaaaatgtttttattacgACTAATACTTATTGAATTTTGTAATGCTTTCGTGATCATAAAATACTTTCATGATTTTTGTTTAGCTGTTCCTCCTCCATCCTATTATCCAGGAGCTGGCTACCCCAGTGGAACCGGTGGAGCGCCTCAAGTGCCCGGATTTAAACCATTTCCGGATACGACAGCTTATCCCGGTACTCAGTCTGGAGGTCTTGGTACTGCTTACGCCGGCTATGGAACTGACGGCTCAGCTGGAGGAAATTTGGCATTCAGCGATAAAACTATTCGATTGGGTTTCATACGGTAgagagttttgttttttcaccgTGTTATTCGAGTtgcgagcattttttttctcaactggTTTATACGCGTCTGTTTGCAGGAaagtttattca
The sequence above is a segment of the Planococcus citri chromosome 3, ihPlaCitr1.1, whole genome shotgun sequence genome. Coding sequences within it:
- the LOC135839836 gene encoding protein lifeguard 1-like, which encodes MAWQQSGNPYPQQGGPPPPGFYPGGQPYPGQAPYPGQAPYPGQAPYPGQAPYPGQAPYPGQAPYPGQSYPAGNMPNYSYGTPETAGNNAAGGFAFSDKTIRMAFIRKVYAILTAQLAVTGFFILLFVSSSGSQQFVARNSYMIWIALGVTIVTLLALTCCESVARTTPTNYIFLFVFTIAEGFLLGVTSSKFGVQQVLLAVGITALICFSLTAFAFQTKVDFTAMGGVLLILVIILMVAGIILMFVPAIKPIRILYASAGAFIFSLYLIYDTQMMIGGNHKYSLSPEDYVFAALAIYLDIVNIFLYILQIINEISKD